One genomic segment of Panicum virgatum strain AP13 chromosome 2N, P.virgatum_v5, whole genome shotgun sequence includes these proteins:
- the LOC120658541 gene encoding putative pentatricopeptide repeat-containing protein At1g26500: MPPGRLFLFRRLLSTSTTSPAPAPAPRPTDPALLLRLCTILYQHQHDPDDKLHRRLSALSLPTAPSDLRELFLQASARFPLSWRPVHRLLAHLSARPSGASDGGGGFPHSAATAARLLDVLGKSGNIDLLHSTLFSLPRTLLSAAALRAAVRGLAPSREVGKVAALVTLFPECHRARILTFVTEVACSEPCRLPDVAEKVIKRAEHQHGVSRTARCDELLVVAYCRSGSLADACRVWNGMERRGLEPGAAAYQEIVVTMFKNNRTADAMKVFDGMRRSGVQDDGGACCRAVVSWLCKDGKVWGAYMVFAEMVKIGVEVDAVVLGDLVYGLIARRRVREGYKVFHGVREKDIALYHGLMKGLLRIKRAGEATEVFREMISRGCEPNMHTYIMLLQGHLGKRGRKGRDPLVNFESIFVGGLVKAGRTLQATKFVERTMWGGVNVPRFDYNKFLYCFSNEEGAPMFEEVGKRLREVGLIDLADILSTYGERMTTRDRRRRAMNGLPTSVQDVS, from the coding sequence ATGCCTCCCGGCCGCCTCTTCCTtttccgccgcctcctctccacctccacgaCGTCTCCCGCCCCGGCGCCCGCGCCAAGGCCGACGGATCCCGCTCTGCTTCTCCGCCTCTGCACGATCCTCTACCAGCACCAGCACGATCCCGACGACAAGCTGCACCGCCGCCTCTCCGCGCTGTCGCTTCCCACCGCACCCTCCGACCTCCGCGAGCTCTTCCTCCAGGCCTCCGCGCGGTTCCCGCTCTCCTGGCGCCCCGTGCACCGCCTCCTCGCGCACCTCTCCGCCCGCCCCAGCGGagccagcgacggcggcggtgggttCCCAcactccgccgccaccgccgcgcgcctcctcgACGTACTCGGCAAGTCCGGGAACATCGACCTTCTCCACTCCACGCTCTTCTCCCTGCCCCGCACCCTCCTCTCCGCGGCGGcactccgcgccgccgtccgcggccTCGCCCCCAGCCGCGAGGTCGGGAAGGTCGCCGCGCTCGTGACGCTCTTCCCCGAATGCCACCGCGCTCGGATCCTCACGTTCGTCACCGAAGTCGCGTGCTCGGAGCCGTGCAGGCTGCCGGACGTGGCGGAGAAGGTGATCAAGCGCGCCGAGCACCAGCACGGCGTCTCGCGCACCGCGAGGTGCGACGAACTGCTGGTCGTCGCGTACTGCCGCTCGGGGTCGCTCGCGGACGCCTGCAGGGTGTGGAACGGAATGGAGAGGCGCGGCCTCGAGCCGGGCGCCGCGGCGTACCAGGAGATCGTGGTGACCATGTTCAAAAACAACCGCACCGCGGACGCCATGAAGGTGTTCGACGGAATGCGGAGGAGCGGAGTGCAGGACGACGGAGGCGCGTGCTGCCGCGCGGTGGTGTCTTGGCTTTGCAAGGATGGGAAGGTGTGGGGCGCGTACATGGTATTCGCTGAAATGGTGAAGATAGGTGTGGAGGTGGACGCGGTGGTACTGGGTGATTTGGTGTATGGGCTGATTGCGAGGAGAAGGGTTAGGGAAGGATACAAGGTGTTTCATGGTGTTAGGGAGAAGGACATTGCGCTGTATCATGGGTTGATGAAGGGGCTGCTGAGGATAAAGCGGGCAGGGGAGGCGACCGAGGTGTTCAGGGAGATGATCAGCAGGGGATGTGAACCGAACATGCACACTTACATCATGTTGCTTCAGGGACATTTGGGGAAGAGAGGCCGGAAGGGGAGGGACCCATTAGTGAACTTCGAGAGCATATTTGTTGGTGGCTTGGTGAAAGCTGGGAGGACATTACAGGCAACTAAGTTTGTTGAGAGGACAATGTGGGGTGGGGTGAATGTGCCAAGGTTTGACTATAACAAGTTCCTATACTGTTTCTCGAATGAGGAGGGGGCACCAATGTTTGAAGAGGTTGGAAAGAGACTGAGGGAGGTTGGACTAATTGATCTTGCAGACATTTTGTCAACCTATGGTGAACGCATGACCACCAGGGATAGGAGGAGGAGAGCAATGAATGGACTTCCAACATCTGTTCAAGATGTTAGTTGA
- the LOC120658622 gene encoding protein PELPK1-like codes for MASRSTVPAYLLLLMALLLSCSGMGGAARLLEAAPKEEYPHPEVPELPPHPTVPELPKPEVPAHPVVPELPKPEVPAHPAVPELPKPEIPAHPTVPELPKPEVQDHPAVPELPEPEVPKPELPPHPTAPELPKPEEPHPVAPELPKPELPPHPVVPELPKPDVPKHELPPKPEGHYPEPEARP; via the coding sequence ATGGCTTCCAGGAGCACCGTACCTGCCTACCTTCTCCTCCTCATGGCGCTGCTGCTCTCGTGCAGCGGCATGGGCGGAGCGGCACGGTTGCTGGAGGCGGCGCCCAAGGAGGAGTACCCGCACCCTGAAGTCCCGGAGCTGCCGCCGCACCCCACGGTCCCCGAGCTGCCGAAACCCGAGGTGCCGGCACACCCCGTCGTACCCGAGCTGCCTAAACCCGAGGTGCCGGCGCACCCCGCCGTACCTGAGCTTCCGAAGCCTGAGATACCAGCTCACCCTACTGTCCCTGAGCTACCAAAGCCGGAGGTGCAGGATCACCCTGCCGTGCCGGAGCTGCCGGAGCCCGAGGTGCCCAAGCCTGAATTGCCTCCTCACCCCACCGCGCCAGAGCTGCCAAAGCCTGAGGAGCCGCACCCAGTCGCGCCGGAGCTGCCAAAGCCTGAACTCCCCCCTCACCCCGTCGTGCCAGAGCTCCCCAAGCCCGATGTGCCGAAGCACGAGCTGCCACCGAAGCCAGAGGGCCACTACCCGGAGCCGGAGGCAAGACCATGA
- the LOC120658620 gene encoding protein PELPK1-like isoform X1 — MAAKGTMISHVLLMVLLLSCSCMSGAARLLEEAAPKEEYPHPAVPELPKPELPPHPTVPELPKPEVPAHPVVPELPKPELPPHPTVPELPKPEVPAHPAVPELPKPELPPHPAVPELPKPELPPHPAVPELPKPEVPEHPVVPELPKPELPPHPSVPELPKPEVPHPEVPKHELPPKPEGHYQVPETKP, encoded by the coding sequence ATGGCTGCCAAGGGCACCATGATTTCCCATGTCCTCCTCATGGTGCTGCTGCTCTCGTGCAGCTGCatgagcggcgcggcgaggttgCTGGAGGAGGCAGCGCCCAAGGAGGAGTACCCGCACCCTGCCGTGCCGGAGCTGCCAAAGCCCGAGCTGCCGCCGCACCCCACGGTGCCGGAGCTGCCGAAACCCGAGGTGCCGGCACACCCTGTCGTACCCGAGCTGCCGAAGCCTGAGCTGCCACCGCACCCTACGGTACCTGAGCTGCCGAAGCCTGAGGTGCCGGCGCACCCCGCCGTGCCGGAGCTGCCGAAGCCCGAGCTGCCTCCTCACCCCGCCGTTCCAGAGCTGCCGAAGCCCGAGCTGCCTCCTCACCCCGCCGTTCCAGAGCTGCCGAAGCCCGAGGTGCCGGAGCACCCCGTCGTGCCGGAGCTTCCGAAGCCTGAGCTGCCTCCTCACCCCTCGGTGCCAGAGCTGCCAAAGCCGGAGGTGCCCCACCCTGAGGTGCCAAAGCACGAGCTGCCACCGAAACCAGAGGGCCACTACCAGGTGCCAGAGACCAAACCATGA
- the LOC120658620 gene encoding protein PELPK1-like isoform X2, which yields MAAKGTMISHVLLMVLLLSCSCMSGAARLLEEAAPKEEYPHPAVPELPKPELPPHPTVPELPKPEVPAHPVVPELPKPELPPHPTVPELPKPEVPAHPAVPELPKPELPPHPAVPELPKPELPPHPAVPELPKPEVPEHPVVPELPKPELPPHPSVPKHELPPKPEGHYQVPETKP from the exons ATGGCTGCCAAGGGCACCATGATTTCCCATGTCCTCCTCATGGTGCTGCTGCTCTCGTGCAGCTGCatgagcggcgcggcgaggttgCTGGAGGAGGCAGCGCCCAAGGAGGAGTACCCGCACCCTGCCGTGCCGGAGCTGCCAAAGCCCGAGCTGCCGCCGCACCCCACGGTGCCGGAGCTGCCGAAACCCGAGGTGCCGGCACACCCTGTCGTACCCGAGCTGCCGAAGCCTGAGCTGCCACCGCACCCTACGGTACCTGAGCTGCCGAAGCCTGAGGTGCCGGCGCACCCCGCCGTGCCGGAGCTGCCGAAGCCCGAGCTGCCTCCTCACCCCGCCGTTCCAGAGCTGCCGAAGCCCGAGCTGCCTCCTCACCCCGCCGTTCCAGAGCTGCCGAAGCCCGAGGTGCCGGAGCACCCCGTCGTGCCGGAGCTTCCGAAGCCTGAGCTGCCTCCTCACCCCTCG GTGCCAAAGCACGAGCTGCCACCGAAACCAGAGGGCCACTACCAGGTGCCAGAGACCAAACCATGA